The Paracoccus sp. MA DNA segment GAAGATCGCCGCGACCAAGTTCAGCAAGGAGGCCCGCGAAAAGGCCGAGGCCGAGCTGAAGAAGCTGAAGTCGATGTCGCCGATGTCGGCCGAGGCCACGGTCAGCCGCAACTATCTCGACTGGCTGCTGTCGCTGCCCTGGGGCGTCAAGTCGCGCATCCGCAAGGATCTCGGCAAGGCCGAGGGGGTGCTGGACGCCGACCATTACGGTCTGGAAAAGGTCAAGGAGCGGATCGTCGAATACCTGGCGGTGCAGAACCGTTCGACCAAGCTGAAGGGGCCGATCCTGTGCCTCGTCGGCCCTCCGGGCGTCGGCAAGACCTCGCTGGGCCGTTCGGTGGCGCGCGCCACGGGGCGCGAGTTCATCCGCATCAGCCTTGGCGGGGTGCGCGACGAATCCGAGATCCGCGGCCACCGCCGGACCTATATCGGCTCGATGCCCGGCAAGATCATCCAGGCGCTGAAGAAGGCCAAGACCACGAATCCGCTCATCCTGCTCGACGAGATCGACAAGATGGGCCAGGATTTCCGCGGCGACCCGGCCTCGGCCATGCTCGAGGTGCTGGACCCGGAACAGAACGCGACTTTCGTGGACCACTATCTTGAGGTGGAATACGACCTGTCCAACGTGATGTTCGTGACCACGGCCAACAGCTACAACATGCCGGGCCCCCTGCTCGACCGGATGGAGATCATCCCGCTGGCCGGCTATACCGAGGACGAAAAGCGCGAGATCGCGCGCCAGCACCTGCTGCCCAAGCAGATCAAGGCGAACGGGTTGCGCAAGGGCGAATTCTCGGTGACCGACGAGGCGCTGACCCATGTGATCCGCTACTACACCCGCGAGGCGGGCGTGCGGTCGCTGGAACGCGAGATCGCCAAGCTGGCCCGCAAGGCGGTGACCGAGATCCTGAAGGGCAAGGTCAAGTCGGTCGAGGTGACGCCCGAGAAGGCCGAGGAATACCTGGGCGTGCGCCGCCATCGCTATGGCCTGGCCGAAAAGGACGATCAGATCGGCGTGGTGACGGGCTTGGCTTGGACGCAGGTCGGCGGCGACCTGCTGCAGATCGAGGCGCTGAAGCTGCCCGGCAAGGGCCGCATGAAGACGACCGGGAAACTGGGCGAGGTGATGAAGGAATCGATCGACGCCGCATCCTCCTTCGTCCGCTCGATCAGCCCCGAACTGGGGGTCAAGCCGCCGAAATTCGAGACGGTGGACATCCATGTCCACGTCCCGGAAGGCGCGACGCCCAAGGACGGTCCCTCGGCGGGTATCGCCATGGTCACCTCGATCGTCTCGGTGCTGACGCAGATCCCGGTCCGCAAGGACGTCGCCATGACCGGCGAGGTCACCTTGCGCGGCAACGTCCTGGCCATCGGCGGGCTTAAGGAAAAGCTGCTGGCGGCGCTGCGCGGCGGCATCAAGACGGTGCTGATCCCGGCCGATAACGAGAAGGACCTGGCCGAGATCCCGGCCAATGTGAAGGAAGGGCTGAAGATCATCCCGGTCAGCCATGTGCGCGAGGTGCTGCAGCACGCGCTGGTGCGGATGCCCGAGCCCGTGGAATGGGATGAGGCCGCCGAGGAGGCGGCCGAGGCCAACCGCCTTGCCGCCACCCGGGAACAGGGCAGTGGCGGCGCGGCGGTCGCCCACTGAAACCGGAACCGCGCGGGCCTTCCCGCGCGGTTTTTTCTTGACCGGGGCTCCAGCAGAAAGGAGTTCGCTCATGGCAAGATCGGAGGGAAAACCGGAAAGAGAAGGATTCGCCGACCCGGAGGCGGCGAAGGTCCTGCAAAAGCGGCAGTTGCTGGCCCAGGTGGCGCGCCGGACCGGCCTGCGCAGCAGCGAGGTCAAGACGGTCGTCGAGGCGACGCTGGCCGAGCTGGGCGAGGCCATCGCCTCGGGCATGACGCTGGCTCTGCCGCCGCTTGGCCGCGCCCGGATCAGCCGGCGATGCGACAGTTCGGGCGGCGAGGTCATCACGCTGCGCCTGCGCCGCCGCGCTTCGGGCGAGGCGTGATTTTTCGCCCGAAGCCTCTTGCGGCCCGTGCCGGCAGCGGCTATCTAGCGCGCATCGGGCGATTAGCTCAGCGGTAGAGCGCTTCGTTCACATCGAAGATGTCAGCGGTTCAAATCCGTTATCGCCCACCATGATTCCAAAGGCGCCTGGCCGGTCCGACGACCGCCAAGCGCCTTTTTCGTATGCTTCCGCCCTGTAGCCCTCTGCCCCTTGCAGTGGTCGACCGTCCGCCGTGTCAAGGTTGCCGGTGCCGGAACACGCGCAGCCGAGCCTAGCAGGATCATGCGCCTATCCTGCGCCCCCGGCCGCTGCGTGGCATCGCGCCTCGACCAACCTGCCAAGGCTGGTTGACCTGCTTGGGCCTGCTTTTCTGCGCCCGGCCTCCACCACTGCCATTTGTCGGGTCGTCGTGGCGAACCGGGCGTTTCAAGCGGTGCAGGCCGGCGCGCTGCGTCGCCGGCGGATCCACGACGAATCTGCGGAAATATCGATTTCTTGCGAAAACTGGTACCCGAGGTCGGACTCGAACCGACATGCCTTGCGGCGGCGGATTTTGAATCCGCTGCGTCTACCATTCCGCCACTCGGGCAAACCGTTGCCTGCGTGCGGTTTAGACCACAATCCGCAATTGGCGCAAGGGGCGCTCTCAACATGGCTCTCAACATTCATGTTCCGTGCGCGTTCCGTTCCACGCCCCACCACAGAGGAATGACGCCATGAGCGATCTGCGACTATCGGAGCGAATCCGCGTCGGCCTGGCGCTCGGAGGCCAGATCACCATCAGCCGGGAAGCTGCCTTGGTGCTGATCAAGCTCCTTGAGGATTTGGAGCAATCCCCGCGCCGAATTGACCTGATCATGGCCGACTGGCGCGAGAGCAGGCGCCGCATGGAGGAGCGAAACGAGCTGATCATCCGCGACCTGTTCATCGTGTGTTTCTGCCTCACCTGCCTCGGCTGGATACTTGCCGGAGCGATCCATTGACCCACCCCCGCGACCAGAAGGAGAGAGCCGAATGATCATGCTGGAATTTGTGAACTCGGACGCCACGCCGAAGAAGGTGACGATCCACTGCGACCCGATATCAGTCCCCAAGATCATGGCTTGGTATGGAGCCTACCATGCCGGGGATCGGTATGCGGTCTATGCGGACGGGGTAAAGCTGGCGAAGGACCAGGATGGTGAACTCATCGGCGATATCCCCCAGCCCCCGGAGAACGCGCGATGAGTGACGACTATGACGGCAAGGTCAATGGCGAGGTCGTGCTGAATCTTGCAGACTGGATTGATCGTCGGCGGGACGCGGTTGGCCCCTACGCCGATCACATCATCCACTCGGTGCGGGCGCATGAAACCGAACTCTCCCGCCTCCGCGCCGAGGTGGAGAGGCTGACCGCCGCCCTATCCGACGAGAGGGCGCATGCGGACGCGCTGGCGGATACCCTGGCGGGCATGGACGGCCTGCAAAATATCGACTGCGAAATGCGGGACAATGCGTTGCGAGCCCACCGCGCCCGGCGTCAGGGGTGACATGGCGTTAGGCAATAGCCGGCCCCCGCTACCTTCCCCCCGCTATACAGGGGAAGGCCCTTCCTGCCCGATCCGTATCTACGCGATGACCGTATCGTGGCCCAGCCGCTTCCCCGCAGGCTTCGCTCCTGCCCCGCCCTTTGCAGCCTTGCTCCGGTGCGGTCCCCGGACGAGGCCGGTGGGATTTAGTGTCGCGCTTCTGGCAGGCCTAGAAGGAGCCGGTTCCTGCCGGGATGGGGTAAGCCCCGGATCGTATCCGCCTTTGGCACGGGAAGGCGGCAAACCGTGAACGCGATTTTTGGGGTGGATTTGTGATCACAGGATGTGATACACAATGTCCATGCCGGGAGTGTCGCGCTTTAAACCGGCATCGGCCTCGGGGTGTTTCAGCACCGCCGAGGCATATTTCTGTCTAGCATCGGTCAGATTTCCAATCAAGAACAACCCGGGAACAAGCCGAAAATCTGCATCGGAATCTGGCAGTTGGCGTCAGGTCACTCCGCCAAGCCGCTTGGCGATCCGCGACCACACGAACGTGCCGACCGCCAGACCCCCGCCGGCTGCGAGACCTACGCCGCCGCTGATGGCCTCGGCCAGCGCAGGGATGTTGAGGCAGGCGTTGTCCGGGCCGGTCATGGTGATTGCGCCGGTCCAGGCGGTAGCCCCTGCAACGGCGTAGAAGATCACTCGGATGATGAGTGCGAACATGGTGGTTATCTCCCTTTGAAGATGGATTGCAGCAGCGCCAGCAGCGCCGCGATAAAGCCGGACGGCTTGAGAACCGCGTCCACCCCGGCGCTGAAGGCAGGCTCATGGACCGGGACAGCCTTCGCCATGGCGGTCGCCACCTCACGCACGCTCTCCACGCGGCTGGTCCAGCCCTTGCCGAAGCGGCTCCACGTCTTGAGCGTGCGCAGCCACGCCAAGCGCGCACTGACAGCGCGGTCGATCACCGCCTCGGGGTGCGCTTCTTTCGCCGCTGCGATGGTCTGCGGGCCGATCTTGCCATCAGCCGACACGCCAAGAGCGGTTTGCAGCCATTTTGCGCCGCGCGACACGCCCGAATTCACTGCGGCGTCGAAGGCCACCAGATCCATGCCGGCGGGCAGGTCGTCGCCGCGCACCGGGTTCCAGTAGTCGCGCCGGTAGATTTCCGCGGCCCGCGCTCGGGTCATGCCCTTGATGTCCTCCTGCGGATATGAGCGCTTGCTGATGCCCATGTTGGTCTCGCCGCCAGGATCGTGCGGATCGTTCACGTAACCGCCTTCGTGGCGCAGCACTTCCGCCAGACAGCGGTCGAAGTTCGTTTTCATGTCGTCCTCGCAAAGAAAAAGCCCCGGCAAAGCGGGGCGGATGCGTCCAGTTTCTGGTCGGTCAGTCGGTCAGCGCCTTCCAGCGGCGGTGGATCTTCTCGCAATGCCGATACTCGCCGAATGCGATATCCGCGCAGAACATGAACACCGCGCGCCACCGGCTGGGCGGCTGGCGGTAGACGCGCGAGCACAGCGGCTCCGACGCGCTGCCGCACAGGGCGCGGTTGATGAGCAGAGATGCGGCCCACCAGCGGTTCATGTCACTCTCTCCTGTTGATGGCCGAATAGAGCCGGTCCAGCGTCAGCTTGATGCCGTTCAGGGCTTCCTCGATCCGGGCTTGCAGGATCGCCTGCGCTTGCTGGTTTTGCTCGATGCCGCGCAGTCGTGCCTCGTGCCGGTCCAGCCGGTCGGCGTGGTCTTTGGTGCGCAGGTCGATTTTCCGGCTCCACCAGATGATGCCGACAATAGCCATGATCTGCGTCCAACCGGACTGGATCAGGCCAAGAAGGCCGTGTGCGTCGGGATCGTTCATTGCTCGGACCTCAGTTCAGATCGACCCAAGCGCCGTTGGCTCGGAGCCTCAACTTGTGCGTTGCCTCGTCGTAGTAGATATCCCCGTTCAGCGGAGAAACCGGCGCAGTTCCCGGTGTCAGGCGCACCACGTGATTGAAGGTCACGCGGCTCGGGCCGATCTGCATCTGCCCTTCCATGGCTTCGAGAAGGTCTGTTACCCGCTGCGTCAGATAGCGGCTGTCCTCACTGACGACGATGGTCCGGTTGATCGCGCTCATGAATGCACCTCATAGACGGAGACGGGGCCGATCCAGACGACAGACATTTCGGGGATCGGAGAGTTGATGTTGATCTGATAGGTTGCGTCCACACGGCGCGGGCTGCGCAGCGTCTGGCCGATGGTCTGGGGGACCGTGACGGTGATATAGCCGTCCGCATCAAGGGACAGCGCGGCCTGCCACAGGACGGATCCGCAGCGCAGGATCAGGATTTCTCCGGAATAACCGACGCCGTTCAGCGTCTGCGTGAAATCGACCGGGGTCTGCGCTTCGAGATAGCGCCACGATTGCACCGTGTCCCGGTCGGGCCAGAGGTTCAGCGGGGGAATCTGGACCGGGGCGCGCATCAGCGAAGCTCCACCCAATAGGCCAACTGCCCGCTGGTCAGCCGGTAGTAATGGCCCGGAGGGACGACGAAGTTGACTACGCTGTCTCGCCACGACAATGTCACCCAGGACGAGCCGTTTGCCGAAACCTGAACGTGGTCGTTGTTTCCGCCCTCGTAATCGATGCTGACCATGATCGGGCGTCCAGTGGTGTTCTGGTAGGATTGCCCGACGTTCCTGCCTACGGCCGTCCATGTCTGCCCCATGCCGATGGCAAGGGCCGCCACACCAGCCCGAACACCCGCAGGGGTGGCTGTGTATGGCGTCGTGGACGAACCGGCGGCCCAGATCGCATTATCCGCCGTGTCTGTGGACTGCATCATGTAGGTCCAGCCGTTCCACGAGCCGGAGCCGAAGGAGCGCACCCAATGCCGCCGGCCCGGAGGATCGACAAGGATCATGATGGCCGAACCGGAGTTTTCCCTCCAGACGCGCACGATGCCGCCAAGGCCGGCCGTGATGCCCGGCGGGAACGTCCCAGCCGTCTCGGTGCCGAAGCGATAGATGCCGGAAGCGATGCCAGTGCCGTCGATGTCCGCCAGCAGCGGGGCATTGCCCGTCACGCCAAGGCCGTAGTCCAGCAGCGGCTGGATCATGTTGGCCTGCACGCGCTCAATGGCCTCCTGAACGTTGGTTTCCGGGATATCATCGGTCGGATCGAACTGGATCGCAGCCGCGCCGATCTGGTCGGAATCCACGATCATCGCCGGGTCCATGGGATAGCCGGCCAGCATGACGCCATCGGGGGTTCTCACCTCTACCTTCACGTCGCCGTTGCCCGTGTCGTAGACCGCCGGGAACACCCCCGCCCCGTCAGCGGCCAAGGGCGAGGGGTGCGGCAGCGTGCAGTCCGGGTCGCTGTAGACGATCCGCTCCTGACTGGTGCCGCTGTCGTAGAACGTCGCAAGCGCGCCGGGCACAGTGAAGCCGGACAGGTCGATTGCGCGATTGGGATTGAAGGACAGGATTGCCATGCGGGCCTCATGCAAAAAAGCCCCACCGAAGCGGGGCTAGTTGGTAGTGATTTCAGTGGGTTCAGGCTTCGACGTAAAAGACCTGCTGAACCTCGGACATGTTGATTATGGCCGCGCCCACGCGGCGCCACCCCTGCATGCCGTGATCCCTTGCATGATCAAGGAGGATATTGAATGCACCGGCTGGATCACCGATGATCGTCAGATCATGGCCGTTCTTATAGGTGACGATGGTGCGCGGCACCGGGGCAGCCTCTTGCCTCTTTCCGAACCACTTCATGCCGCCACCAGCGCGCGGGCTTCGGCCCAGAGTTGCGGGTTCTCCCCGCGATCTTGAATGTTGAAGCCGCCGTAATCGGTCCAGACCGCAACCTTGATGATCCAGTCGGTCGCGGTCTGGCACGGCTCCCGCATCATCACTGCCTCATGGTCGTTGCGCTTGCTTACGAGCGCGTCGAATGCGTCATCGTCCAGGTCCAAGCTGTTGTTCTCGATCCGCATCATTGTCTCCCATTCCCGGAACAGCTTCATCACCGGGGTTTCCTCGGACGCGACCGCAGCCACCGGAACAGCGCCAGCGGCCAGAGCCACAGGGGCCAGTTTCAGGAGGGCGCGGCGGTTGAAACCCGCAGGCGCGTCGTTATGTTTGGCAGAAGCCATGATGGTTCTCCTAGAAAGAACTGTTGGGGTTAGGCCTCCGGTTGCGCTGCACACGCGCCGGAGGCCGTTTTGTTAGCTGACGATGCCGTTGATGCGGCTGGTATGGGAATCGATCATGCCGGGCAGGTCAATTTTGCTGTCGTGCAGGTAGGCTACGAACAGGTCATGGACCATGGGGATCACCTTATCCCGCGCCCGGTCCCATTCCTCCGGCGCCCTCTGGTTCATCAGATAAAGCTGATCGAACAAGGCGCCCACATCGACCTGACCGCCATTATGGATGGAGTAAAGGACCAGGAAATCGGACAGCAGGCCAACAGCAGATCCCGTGACATACTCCGGGGTCATGCCAGCACTCCGCCGAGATCGGTCTTGAACAGGTCCGCCACCTGCGCCGGCCACAGAAGCTGACGAACGGGGCGACCGCCCTGCGCCTTCTGCACATCGTGCCACGTCCCGCCGTGCGCCTTGCCTTCTTCGGTCAGTTCGTATTTCAGATCGCCCTTCCGGTTCCGGTAGGAGGTCTGCAAGCCCCGGCCGATCAGCTTGAGGTTCATCTCCTGCGCGGTGACGCCGATCTTGGCCCCGAGGTCGCGCACGTTCAGCATGTCCTCGTTCTGCTCGGCTTCCAGCCGCTTGATGCCCATAGCGGCCATCGGGTTCACGCCGGTCATGTTCTCGACGCCCCGGCAGACCGACAGGATGGCTTGGTTGCCTTCCAGCCCCATATCCTTCGCCAGTTTCGCGAACATCTTGGTTTGCAGCCTGACCTCGCGGGACAGGACAGCCGAGGCGACGGGCGCGGCCAGCGGTTCCGCGTTCTTCACTTTGAAGTAGCAGTCGATCATCTCGCCTTGCACTTCCCAAGCGCGGTCGTCCTGCATCGGCTTCACCAGCTTGAGATAGCCGCGCTCGGTCAGGAGGATGCCCTTGGGTGCAAACTTCGAAAACACCCCATCAGGGAGGTTGGTACGAATTTCGTCCGAAGTTAGTTCGATGAAATCGCGGCCCGCTTGGAACCGCTCTTGGTTCTCGTTGAAGTTACGCTTCGCCGTGCCGTCCGCGCGTTGGTGGATCTCGTCCACCATGGC contains these protein-coding regions:
- a CDS encoding HU family DNA-binding protein, which produces MARSEGKPEREGFADPEAAKVLQKRQLLAQVARRTGLRSSEVKTVVEATLAELGEAIASGMTLALPPLGRARISRRCDSSGGEVITLRLRRRASGEA
- the lon gene encoding endopeptidase La; translated protein: MNEFAQTTHPVLPLRDIVVFPHMIVPLFVGREKSVRALEAVMEQDRPILLAAQKDAAVDEPAAEGIFRTGVLANVLQLLKLPDGTVKVLVEGRERVRITHFVPNDAYFEAGCETLAEEPGDQDTLTALTRAVAEEFERYVKVRKNIPEEVVSAVAEARDSARLADLVSGHLGIALDKKQELLETLVTAERLEKVYGLMQGEMSVLQVEKKIKSRVKTQMEKTQREYYLNEQMKAIQKELGDGEDGSNEITELEEKIAATKFSKEAREKAEAELKKLKSMSPMSAEATVSRNYLDWLLSLPWGVKSRIRKDLGKAEGVLDADHYGLEKVKERIVEYLAVQNRSTKLKGPILCLVGPPGVGKTSLGRSVARATGREFIRISLGGVRDESEIRGHRRTYIGSMPGKIIQALKKAKTTNPLILLDEIDKMGQDFRGDPASAMLEVLDPEQNATFVDHYLEVEYDLSNVMFVTTANSYNMPGPLLDRMEIIPLAGYTEDEKREIARQHLLPKQIKANGLRKGEFSVTDEALTHVIRYYTREAGVRSLEREIAKLARKAVTEILKGKVKSVEVTPEKAEEYLGVRRHRYGLAEKDDQIGVVTGLAWTQVGGDLLQIEALKLPGKGRMKTTGKLGEVMKESIDAASSFVRSISPELGVKPPKFETVDIHVHVPEGATPKDGPSAGIAMVTSIVSVLTQIPVRKDVAMTGEVTLRGNVLAIGGLKEKLLAALRGGIKTVLIPADNEKDLAEIPANVKEGLKIIPVSHVREVLQHALVRMPEPVEWDEAAEEAAEANRLAATREQGSGGAAVAH
- a CDS encoding glycoside hydrolase family 108 protein, translating into MKTNFDRCLAEVLRHEGGYVNDPHDPGGETNMGISKRSYPQEDIKGMTRARAAEIYRRDYWNPVRGDDLPAGMDLVAFDAAVNSGVSRGAKWLQTALGVSADGKIGPQTIAAAKEAHPEAVIDRAVSARLAWLRTLKTWSRFGKGWTSRVESVREVATAMAKAVPVHEPAFSAGVDAVLKPSGFIAALLALLQSIFKGR
- a CDS encoding ORF6N domain-containing protein, giving the protein MTAYDRNMNLPVVQIADTQVQQIAYKGEPVVTFAMVDEIHQRADGTAKRNFNENQERFQAGRDFIELTSDEIRTNLPDGVFSKFAPKGILLTERGYLKLVKPMQDDRAWEVQGEMIDCYFKVKNAEPLAAPVASAVLSREVRLQTKMFAKLAKDMGLEGNQAILSVCRGVENMTGVNPMAAMGIKRLEAEQNEDMLNVRDLGAKIGVTAQEMNLKLIGRGLQTSYRNRKGDLKYELTEEGKAHGGTWHDVQKAQGGRPVRQLLWPAQVADLFKTDLGGVLA